One genomic region from Flagellimonas oceani encodes:
- a CDS encoding MFS transporter yields MKREKMNFKVVLPVLLCYIVMGFVDIVGVSTGFARRDFGLSPEMAQLIPSMVFVWFFFLSIPVGVLQHNLGKRKVLLFGILFTTVGMFLPFIHYSYGILLACFVLLGIGNTIIQVSSNPLLQDVVAKDRFSSFMSLSQFIKAISSLVGPLIVTFAVSRYGDWKLVFLVYGITSSIAGLWLMFTPVEESSSEERATFGSALKLLKNPFIAAMVLAIFLIVGLDVGMNTNIQNLLISQFGISLEQASLGISVYFTALMITRFLGALLFSKIDNLKFLYWSSLLTILLLVVLIFSTSTLMAQVLIFLIGLSSGNLFPLIFSLTVNKMPERANEISGLMIMAVVGGAVIPPVMGLVNKSFGVQWSFVVLLLSALYVFVTYYIIKKRG; encoded by the coding sequence ATGAAGCGTGAAAAAATGAATTTTAAGGTAGTCCTTCCCGTGTTGTTGTGTTACATCGTCATGGGGTTTGTGGACATTGTAGGGGTATCCACTGGCTTTGCCAGACGTGATTTTGGCCTATCGCCGGAAATGGCGCAGCTTATCCCTTCCATGGTCTTTGTCTGGTTTTTTTTCCTGTCAATACCTGTAGGGGTACTACAGCACAATCTAGGAAAGCGTAAAGTGCTGCTTTTTGGTATTCTCTTTACAACTGTGGGGATGTTTTTGCCTTTTATCCATTATTCATATGGCATTTTATTGGCCTGTTTTGTGCTATTGGGCATAGGGAACACCATAATTCAGGTTTCCTCGAACCCGCTGTTGCAAGATGTTGTTGCCAAGGATAGGTTTTCCAGTTTTATGAGCCTGTCACAATTTATAAAGGCCATAAGTTCACTGGTCGGCCCACTGATCGTGACCTTTGCTGTATCCCGGTATGGCGATTGGAAACTGGTGTTTCTAGTGTATGGGATTACCTCTTCAATTGCTGGGCTTTGGTTGATGTTTACCCCGGTTGAAGAATCATCTTCGGAAGAAAGAGCCACGTTTGGTTCGGCACTCAAATTATTGAAAAATCCATTTATTGCCGCCATGGTGCTCGCCATTTTTTTGATCGTTGGGCTCGATGTAGGTATGAACACCAACATTCAAAACCTGCTAATCTCACAATTTGGGATAAGTCTTGAACAAGCCTCACTCGGAATCAGCGTATATTTTACGGCGCTGATGATCACCCGTTTCTTGGGTGCTCTGCTATTCTCAAAAATTGATAACCTTAAGTTTCTGTACTGGTCGTCATTGCTGACCATTTTACTGCTTGTTGTGCTGATTTTTTCTACATCGACCTTAATGGCGCAAGTGTTGATATTTCTGATAGGTTTAAGCTCTGGGAATCTTTTCCCATTGATTTTCTCCCTAACGGTAAACAAGATGCCCGAACGTGCCAACGAAATCTCCGGACTCATGATCATGGCAGTTGTGGGAGGAGCGGTCATACCGCCGGTCATGGGGTTGGTCAATAAATCGTTTGGTGTCCAATGGAGTTTTGTAGTGCTCCTGTTATCAGCACTATATGTTTTTGTTACTTATTATATTATTAAAAAAAGAGGTTAA
- a CDS encoding ROK family protein produces MFSIGVDIGGSHISSCAYSHGDKTLCRETFSYKKINPYGTKEEILTAWVEALEATIKILGKSINGIGVAMPGPFDYYNGISKITDVEKLQSLYDVNLRLELAERLKFRPSQIRFINDATAFSVAEALIGKASKYKKAIAITLGTGLGSSFLLQGKPIIKDKQVPEGGFLYNQYYQNVFADDIFSTRGIINAFEKKSGKRLKNVKELCELVDVDSNARKVFHDFGVRLADFINPYIEEFEAEVLVFGGNISKAFEFFGPALKEALRGVDEIYVSEFGEEAAIIGSALLLDEDYYAEIEETLKLM; encoded by the coding sequence ATGTTCAGTATAGGAGTTGATATAGGAGGAAGCCATATTTCGTCTTGTGCATATAGCCATGGGGACAAAACCTTGTGTAGGGAAACATTTTCTTACAAGAAGATAAATCCGTACGGCACAAAAGAGGAAATATTGACAGCTTGGGTCGAAGCATTGGAAGCGACCATAAAAATTTTGGGAAAATCAATAAACGGTATAGGTGTGGCAATGCCCGGTCCATTTGATTACTACAATGGGATAAGCAAGATCACCGATGTTGAAAAACTTCAATCTTTATACGATGTCAATCTCCGTTTGGAATTGGCCGAAAGGCTTAAATTCCGACCTTCACAGATTCGGTTCATCAACGATGCAACAGCTTTTTCTGTTGCCGAGGCATTGATAGGCAAAGCATCAAAATATAAAAAGGCCATTGCCATAACCTTGGGCACCGGTTTGGGTTCGAGTTTCCTTTTACAGGGAAAACCCATCATAAAGGACAAACAGGTTCCGGAAGGAGGCTTTCTCTATAATCAATATTACCAAAACGTGTTCGCAGATGATATTTTCTCTACGCGTGGAATCATCAATGCTTTTGAAAAAAAGTCGGGCAAGCGACTTAAAAATGTAAAGGAACTCTGTGAATTGGTGGATGTGGATTCCAATGCCCGTAAAGTTTTCCACGATTTTGGAGTCCGTCTTGCTGACTTTATCAACCCTTACATTGAGGAGTTTGAAGCTGAGGTTTTGGTTTTTGGGGGTAACATTTCCAAGGCATTTGAATTCTTTGGCCCCGCACTCAAGGAAGCTTTGAGGGGAGTTGATGAGATTTATGTGTCCGAATTTGGGGAAGAAGCAGCCATTATAGGAAGCGCCCTCTTGCTGGATGAAGATTATTATGCAGAAATTGAAGAAACCTTAAAATTGATGTAA
- a CDS encoding glycoside hydrolase family 76 protein, with protein MISSKFTFLCSLLFLWGVSCSSDPSIEDQLEEGNEETENPVPEEEESLSHKEKAKAVYDMIQSLYKKGELYKENFPPQSGEPEYSYLWPYVGMLTAGNVLYELGYDRAILDKEFSGLEAYYDDRSVLPTYQAAPVTEGPTDHYYDDSAIVAMELIKAYELTGDAFYLNRAKTVTAFIMSGEDSRMGGGLYWFEGESTNCTDGPNCMKAANTSAYAAYVTSKMYQLTNESQYRTFAERVYEWNYNTLRDPSDNLYWNDINIATEQINTIKWTYNAALMIMAGVNLYEISDDQEYLNEAIATARSAYSKFTSVVDGQIFYQTNDSWFNVELLSAFVQLSEYDSKTDEYIDVFIKNMDHAWESARNSDGQFFEDWSGNSEGRYYWLLHQAALIEAYGVVALYEENQS; from the coding sequence ATGATAAGTTCAAAATTCACATTTTTATGTTCCCTGTTGTTTTTATGGGGGGTCAGTTGTAGCAGCGACCCCTCAATCGAGGATCAGTTGGAAGAAGGAAACGAAGAAACCGAGAACCCGGTTCCCGAAGAAGAGGAATCCTTGAGCCATAAAGAAAAGGCGAAGGCCGTTTATGATATGATCCAATCCCTTTATAAGAAAGGGGAGCTTTATAAGGAAAATTTTCCGCCACAGTCGGGAGAACCCGAATATAGCTACTTATGGCCCTATGTGGGAATGCTTACGGCAGGCAATGTGCTTTATGAGCTAGGGTATGATAGGGCCATTTTGGACAAAGAGTTTTCCGGCCTTGAAGCCTATTATGATGACAGGAGCGTTTTGCCCACTTACCAAGCAGCTCCGGTAACCGAGGGACCCACCGATCATTATTATGATGATAGTGCCATCGTTGCCATGGAACTGATCAAAGCTTACGAGCTTACGGGGGATGCCTTTTATTTGAACAGGGCCAAGACGGTCACTGCATTTATTATGTCCGGTGAGGATTCCCGAATGGGCGGCGGATTGTACTGGTTTGAGGGAGAATCCACCAATTGTACGGATGGACCCAATTGTATGAAAGCGGCCAATACCAGTGCCTATGCAGCTTATGTAACCAGTAAAATGTACCAGTTGACCAATGAGTCACAGTACAGGACTTTTGCGGAACGGGTGTACGAGTGGAACTATAACACCTTAAGGGATCCCAGTGACAATCTATACTGGAACGATATCAATATAGCAACAGAGCAAATAAACACCATAAAGTGGACCTACAATGCGGCCTTAATGATCATGGCCGGGGTAAACCTCTATGAAATATCCGATGATCAAGAATACTTGAACGAGGCAATCGCCACGGCACGATCGGCCTACTCTAAGTTTACGAGCGTTGTGGATGGACAAATATTTTATCAGACCAATGATTCTTGGTTCAATGTTGAGCTGTTGTCCGCATTCGTGCAATTATCGGAATACGATTCAAAAACGGATGAGTACATAGATGTTTTTATCAAGAACATGGATCACGCCTGGGAAAGTGCAAGGAATTCAGATGGACAGTTTTTTGAGGACTGGTCTGGCAATAGCGAAGGCAGATATTATTGGTTGCTACATCAAGCGGCTTTGATAGAAGCTTATGGTGTGGTGGCCTTATATGAGGAAAACCAATCTTAA
- a CDS encoding SusE domain-containing protein — protein MKTILKSFLTLMVLSMTLISCDNDDYTLDPEIALTGSLESPSSSETIAIDLENGDNIIFSWTPAQANDGGTILYTIKFDMPGGDFSDPIYTSPSDNGGGATTFTMSTSRLNIIAAEAGIQQLETGDVAWTVEASSSYFRENFAEPATLSLMRPEGLAIFPEYMYVYGSATEASDIPNAVAFKQISNQLPNDNFQPGVFESVTRLSPGEFYIVNGNNASAEDFTQYYINSEGKIRSGDDPTTFDMEEGVYRVRMDLAKATISFTEISNIQLYILANQAVKADLEYVGNHTFEATNAYFEFLTPESPDAPDWLGWEEERYRYQFQLGDGQVSYLGSMHNEAMNASLVPGLEAYNGRPNGGEPEYYNNTYFLGPDAGYWQGAWKFPDALNGANFTVRIVFDPKAENYYQVLIQE, from the coding sequence ATGAAAACAATACTGAAGTCATTTTTGACATTGATGGTTTTATCCATGACATTGATTTCATGCGATAACGACGACTACACTTTAGATCCAGAAATTGCGCTAACGGGTTCTTTGGAAAGCCCAAGTAGTAGCGAGACTATAGCGATAGACCTTGAGAATGGTGACAACATCATCTTTTCTTGGACCCCGGCACAAGCCAACGATGGTGGTACCATATTGTACACCATAAAGTTTGATATGCCCGGGGGAGATTTTAGCGACCCCATATATACTTCACCGTCTGACAATGGTGGTGGGGCAACCACCTTTACCATGAGCACTTCGCGGTTGAACATTATTGCGGCCGAAGCCGGCATTCAACAATTGGAAACGGGTGATGTGGCATGGACGGTCGAAGCTTCGAGCAGCTATTTCAGGGAAAATTTCGCGGAGCCTGCTACGTTAAGTTTGATGAGACCTGAAGGATTGGCGATATTTCCGGAGTATATGTACGTATACGGTTCGGCCACCGAAGCATCCGATATTCCCAATGCAGTGGCCTTCAAGCAGATTTCCAATCAATTGCCCAATGATAATTTTCAACCTGGTGTTTTTGAATCGGTAACCCGACTTTCTCCAGGCGAATTTTATATCGTTAATGGAAACAATGCTTCGGCGGAAGATTTTACCCAGTACTACATCAACTCGGAAGGAAAGATCCGATCAGGGGATGATCCTACCACTTTTGATATGGAAGAAGGTGTGTACAGGGTGCGAATGGATTTGGCCAAAGCGACCATTTCCTTTACGGAAATTTCCAATATTCAGCTGTATATTTTGGCAAATCAAGCCGTTAAAGCAGACCTTGAATACGTAGGAAACCATACTTTTGAAGCTACCAATGCCTATTTCGAATTTTTGACCCCCGAATCACCTGATGCCCCGGATTGGTTAGGTTGGGAGGAAGAGCGGTATCGCTATCAATTCCAATTGGGAGATGGACAGGTTTCCTATCTGGGAAGTATGCACAACGAGGCAATGAATGCATCTTTAGTGCCAGGGCTTGAAGCATATAACGGAAGACCCAACGGAGGCGAACCGGAATACTATAACAACACCTATTTCTTGGGTCCCGATGCTGGATATTGGCAAGGAGCCTGGAAGTTTCCAGATGCATTGAACGGGGCAAACTTTACGGTAAGGATCGTATTTGACCCCAAGGCTGAAAATTATTATCAAGTATTAATACAAGAATAA
- a CDS encoding RagB/SusD family nutrient uptake outer membrane protein, producing MKKIFLFLSVIWIFSACSSDLDLSPMDSQSELNYWDTEEDAQIFLNSIYADLMSAQDYLYFNALSDDAYTKAMEEYRNIASGSYGTANGVVAGVWSGRYEAIRRTNIFLNNINDVEEITEDQRRAFTAQARFIRAWHYFNLIELYGDVPFITDEISIEESLTLERDDSGTILAFIYDELSSAINGLPSSYPADQSGRITKDAAIAFKSRVHLYNGEYENAAALAEGLLGDYSLFPSYADLFKTENELANEILLSLQYIPTFREHNNQYSLIPPSLGGYANFSPLQELVDAYPTINGYGIDEPEANYDENNPYQNRDPRLSATIIHDEYTMKDFEGNDIVIGTSPGDEPDGLNFSSNSTPTGYYVHKFYDPMARNQVNSGLNLILIRYAEVLLNLAEAKIELGTFSQADWDATIGAIRARAGLQGDALVFPGNDQNLLREIVRNERRIELAFEAGHRFFDIRRWEIAEQVLNGWANGIKTDDSMVDDGYIRVDERNFDPAKHYLWPIPLSERDINDNLTQNPNW from the coding sequence ATGAAAAAAATATTTTTATTTCTAAGTGTCATATGGATATTTTCCGCATGTTCTTCAGATTTGGATCTATCCCCGATGGATTCGCAGAGCGAATTGAATTATTGGGATACCGAGGAGGATGCACAAATATTCCTGAACTCGATTTATGCTGATTTAATGTCAGCACAAGACTACCTATACTTTAATGCACTTTCGGATGACGCCTACACCAAGGCGATGGAAGAGTATCGTAATATTGCGAGTGGAAGTTACGGTACTGCCAATGGGGTAGTGGCCGGTGTATGGTCCGGTAGGTATGAAGCCATACGCAGAACCAATATATTTCTCAACAACATTAACGATGTTGAAGAAATCACGGAAGACCAGCGAAGGGCTTTTACCGCTCAAGCAAGGTTTATCAGAGCTTGGCATTATTTCAATCTAATAGAATTGTATGGCGATGTCCCATTTATTACAGATGAAATCAGTATAGAAGAGTCGCTTACTCTTGAACGGGACGATAGCGGAACCATTTTGGCCTTCATTTATGATGAGCTTTCCTCAGCGATAAATGGCCTTCCAAGCAGCTACCCCGCCGATCAAAGTGGCAGGATCACCAAAGATGCGGCAATAGCATTTAAGTCCAGGGTCCACCTGTACAATGGAGAGTATGAGAATGCGGCTGCATTGGCAGAAGGACTGTTGGGCGATTATTCGTTGTTCCCCAGCTATGCAGACCTCTTTAAAACTGAGAATGAGCTGGCCAACGAAATTTTATTGAGCCTTCAGTACATCCCTACATTTAGGGAACACAACAACCAATACTCATTGATACCGCCAAGTTTGGGTGGGTATGCCAATTTTTCACCCTTGCAAGAACTGGTGGATGCCTATCCGACCATAAATGGATATGGTATTGATGAACCGGAAGCAAATTATGACGAAAACAATCCCTATCAAAATCGTGATCCAAGGTTGTCCGCGACAATTATCCACGATGAATATACCATGAAGGATTTTGAAGGCAATGATATTGTAATAGGTACTTCCCCGGGTGATGAACCGGATGGACTGAACTTTTCATCCAATAGCACGCCCACAGGGTATTATGTGCACAAGTTCTACGACCCCATGGCCAGGAACCAAGTAAATTCCGGTCTTAACCTCATTTTGATACGATATGCGGAAGTACTCTTGAATTTGGCCGAGGCCAAAATAGAATTGGGGACATTCAGTCAGGCCGATTGGGATGCTACCATCGGAGCCATAAGGGCTAGGGCCGGACTTCAAGGAGATGCACTCGTTTTTCCAGGGAATGACCAAAATCTGTTAAGGGAAATCGTAAGGAACGAGAGAAGAATAGAGCTCGCATTTGAAGCAGGCCACCGTTTCTTCGATATCAGGAGATGGGAGATTGCCGAGCAGGTGCTCAACGGGTGGGCCAATGGCATTAAAACCGACGACAGTATGGTGGATGATGGATACATTAGAGTGGACGAAAGAAATTTTGACCCTGCAAAACACTATTTGTGGCCCATTCCGCTTAGTGAGCGAGATATAAACGATAATCTAACCCAAAATCCTAATTGGTAA
- a CDS encoding SusC/RagA family TonB-linked outer membrane protein gives MKSITNFLRNGCHFWRFFSGISSNELSFSIANVDRGRGFIARRSFVTVLFLVLVAHSGLAQEINITGTVSDEVGPIFGANVLIKGTTNGTSTGMDGDFALTGKEGDILIVSYIGYKPKEVVVNNDTPLTITLESDTSNLDEVVVVGYGTEKRADLTGAISTIDETAIQGKPVSNSYQALQGESPGLIIQNTTSRPGSVPQINIRGVSTINGNTPLIVVDGVIGSLNNVNPNNIESISVLKDAASSAIYGSRAANGVILVTTKKGKSGKPVFQYQGSYGVQTPTNFPEFASSWEYATLRNEALVNSGFQPVFTPEQILDYKENGPNVYWNREIYKDMALQSSHNLSMSGAENGLNYLVSLGYVDQESMFKGPDYGYQRYNARINLEKQVNDKLKLGGRMSFARNDIKDNAYFEEWIIEPTMRIPPIYDIVDANGDYTLVSGSNSNPLAQLEVGGTTKYQNDEFLGNFSIEYEPVENLILKGVLGGNLTSNKTHQFRKAIDFAYPGGGNNENSVTDNYNRSLYLNPFLTASYSKDFNDKHSFNMMLGASSESFKSEFFGVTGIDIPGNEFGVISNASDIQSANGSGNEWSIQSFFGKIGYSYDDRYQINGNIRYDGSSRFSSKNRWGVFPSISAGWTISNETFMESVDFISFAKVRASWGQLGNQDINDLYGYQSLVNINSNVYSFGGVPVSGSYYSVSNSNRTWETSTMKNLGIDLSLFNRSFDVTVELFDNLTEDILLQLPVPGTYGLGQPFQNAGSVRNRGWELSLGYRFQTGEVDHSLNINVADNKNEVEDLRGREFINGFDVNTILREGYSINSYYALKSDGFFNTDEEIANNPTPIFVNDVDPGDIKYVDRNGDGQIDYDNDRFILGNEFPRYTYGATYAANWNGFDFSIFVQGVGQRKQWLRGEVIEAFHNSNEGPVFNRHLDRWTPQNQDASYPRLTVGAESVNNAAKSDFYIFDAHYLRIKNIQLGYTIPDLAVEKMGLSKIRLYLTGLNIATFSPLNAIGVDPENTGASGRVYPVSRIFSLGLDINF, from the coding sequence ATGAAATCAATAACTAACTTTTTAAGGAATGGATGCCATTTTTGGAGGTTCTTTTCTGGAATTTCTTCAAATGAGCTGTCATTTAGCATAGCAAATGTAGATCGAGGGAGGGGCTTTATTGCAAGGAGGTCCTTCGTAACCGTTCTTTTTCTAGTGCTTGTTGCACATAGCGGATTGGCACAGGAAATTAATATTACAGGTACGGTAAGTGATGAAGTGGGGCCCATATTTGGGGCAAACGTCCTTATTAAAGGAACCACCAATGGAACCAGTACGGGCATGGATGGAGATTTTGCCCTAACTGGTAAGGAGGGCGATATACTGATTGTATCCTATATCGGTTATAAACCCAAAGAAGTCGTTGTTAACAATGATACGCCACTAACCATAACGCTTGAATCGGACACCTCCAATTTGGATGAGGTTGTCGTAGTTGGGTATGGTACGGAAAAGCGGGCCGATCTTACAGGGGCCATCAGTACCATCGATGAGACTGCCATTCAAGGAAAACCTGTCAGCAATTCCTATCAGGCGTTGCAAGGTGAGTCTCCAGGACTGATCATTCAAAATACAACATCTAGACCGGGCTCTGTGCCCCAGATAAATATTAGGGGTGTAAGTACCATCAATGGAAACACCCCCTTGATTGTGGTCGATGGTGTAATCGGTTCTTTGAACAATGTGAACCCAAACAATATTGAGAGCATAAGCGTTCTTAAAGACGCGGCCTCATCCGCCATTTATGGTTCCCGAGCGGCCAATGGGGTAATATTGGTGACCACCAAAAAAGGGAAGTCCGGGAAACCCGTATTTCAATACCAAGGGTCTTATGGCGTCCAGACACCGACCAATTTTCCTGAATTTGCCTCTTCTTGGGAGTATGCCACATTGCGTAACGAGGCTTTGGTAAACTCTGGTTTTCAACCAGTGTTTACACCAGAGCAAATCTTGGATTACAAGGAGAATGGTCCCAATGTATACTGGAACCGTGAGATTTACAAGGATATGGCACTGCAAAGTAGCCATAACCTATCCATGAGCGGTGCGGAGAATGGTCTTAACTATTTGGTCTCACTTGGTTATGTGGACCAAGAAAGTATGTTCAAAGGTCCGGATTATGGCTACCAACGTTATAATGCAAGGATTAATCTGGAAAAGCAGGTCAATGATAAATTGAAGTTGGGCGGACGTATGTCATTTGCTAGAAACGATATCAAGGATAACGCCTATTTTGAGGAATGGATCATAGAGCCCACCATGCGTATCCCTCCCATTTATGACATTGTGGACGCAAATGGTGATTACACGCTTGTGAGCGGAAGCAACAGCAACCCTTTGGCCCAACTTGAGGTAGGAGGAACGACAAAATACCAGAACGATGAGTTCTTGGGGAATTTTAGCATTGAATATGAACCCGTTGAAAATCTGATTCTTAAAGGGGTATTGGGCGGTAACCTGACCAGTAACAAAACCCATCAGTTTCGTAAGGCCATAGATTTTGCATACCCAGGCGGCGGAAACAACGAAAACTCCGTAACCGATAATTATAATAGGTCCCTGTATTTAAACCCTTTCTTGACGGCTAGTTACAGCAAGGACTTTAATGATAAGCATAGCTTCAACATGATGTTGGGAGCTTCGTCCGAAAGTTTCAAGAGTGAATTTTTTGGTGTCACTGGAATCGATATCCCTGGAAATGAATTTGGGGTGATCAGCAATGCCAGTGATATTCAGAGTGCCAATGGTTCCGGTAATGAATGGTCCATCCAATCCTTCTTTGGTAAAATTGGATATTCTTATGATGATAGGTATCAGATCAATGGAAACATCCGATATGATGGATCGTCCAGATTCTCATCGAAGAACCGTTGGGGTGTCTTCCCTTCCATATCAGCCGGTTGGACCATAAGCAATGAAACTTTTATGGAATCCGTTGATTTTATCTCGTTTGCCAAAGTAAGGGCTTCTTGGGGGCAATTGGGAAATCAGGATATCAACGATCTGTACGGTTACCAGAGTTTGGTCAATATTAACAGCAATGTGTACAGTTTTGGCGGCGTGCCTGTTTCCGGATCATATTATTCCGTAAGCAACAGTAATAGGACATGGGAGACATCAACCATGAAAAACTTGGGTATAGACCTTTCATTGTTCAATAGAAGCTTTGATGTAACCGTTGAGTTATTTGATAACCTCACAGAGGATATATTGCTCCAATTGCCAGTTCCAGGGACCTATGGTCTGGGACAGCCTTTCCAAAATGCCGGGTCGGTACGGAACAGAGGTTGGGAGTTGAGTTTGGGCTACAGGTTCCAAACAGGGGAAGTTGACCATTCACTAAATATTAATGTCGCCGATAACAAGAATGAGGTCGAAGATCTTCGAGGTCGCGAATTCATTAATGGTTTTGATGTGAATACCATTTTACGAGAAGGATATTCCATCAATTCCTACTACGCGTTGAAGAGCGATGGCTTTTTTAACACAGATGAGGAAATCGCCAACAACCCCACTCCAATTTTTGTAAATGATGTAGATCCCGGGGATATCAAATATGTCGATCGCAATGGAGATGGACAAATCGATTATGATAACGACCGTTTTATCCTTGGCAATGAATTTCCTCGATATACCTACGGCGCAACGTATGCCGCCAATTGGAACGGGTTTGATTTTTCAATCTTCGTTCAAGGTGTGGGACAGCGAAAACAATGGTTACGAGGAGAGGTGATTGAGGCTTTTCATAACAGCAACGAAGGACCGGTGTTCAATCGCCATCTTGATCGTTGGACCCCACAAAACCAGGATGCTTCATATCCTAGGCTCACGGTCGGAGCTGAGTCAGTGAACAATGCCGCCAAATCCGATTTCTACATTTTTGATGCCCATTATCTTCGAATCAAGAACATTCAGTTGGGATATACCATACCCGATCTAGCGGTTGAGAAAATGGGGCTGAGCAAAATTAGGTTGTATCTGACCGGCTTGAACATTGCCACATTTAGTCCGCTGAATGCTATTGGCGTGGACCCAGAAAATACAGGGGCAAGTGGAAGGGTATACCCCGTGTCCAGAATCTTCTCTTTGGGACTTGACATTAATTTCTAA
- a CDS encoding class I mannose-6-phosphate isomerase, producing MIQKEENSESTLQIHRKSDQYILSPKVSLERPQNSQYHIYPQHHLESGKIFEGYEGLVDYIIKHKTICLDGFSGIAWDIVAQKIRDVLLGKGFTANIVNIDVCLKDEREIKSMIQPFLGEEESVWGRKCDLSLVDYFDGEKLKALRPDHQSAINIAYGNGSSLLNWDGPLVYFDLPKNELQYRMRGGCASNLGISTKNVDFKMYKHYYFIDWVVLNKEKERLASKIDVMVDAQFNDTITWSYMKDIREALTSMAESVFRVRPWFEPGAWGGHWMMDHIPGLNKDVVNYAWAFSLIVPENGLLFESDGYLLEISFDFLMNQESKRVLGKHEPTFGTEFPIRFNFLDTYEGGNLSIQCHPSLTYIQEEFGENITQDECYYILDCKEDASVYLGFQENIDPQKFKEDLERSQEENSELDIVDYVQKHPSKKHDLYLIPNGTVHSAGSGNMVLEISATPYIFTFKMYDWLRLDLDGKPRPINIEHAFKNLNFDRKGKNVPNELFSKTYVSEESSNYRVTNYPTHPEHFYDVRRLEFDAIIERSTENSCQVMMLVEGDQIQLETENGHVETLAYAETFVVPAAAKSFKLKNLGEGRAKVINAFLK from the coding sequence ATGATTCAAAAGGAAGAAAATAGCGAAAGCACATTGCAAATACATAGAAAGAGCGATCAATACATACTATCGCCCAAAGTTAGCTTGGAACGGCCGCAAAACTCCCAATACCATATTTACCCCCAACATCACCTTGAAAGTGGAAAGATCTTTGAAGGTTATGAGGGGCTCGTAGATTATATCATCAAACACAAAACCATTTGTCTTGATGGATTTTCGGGAATTGCATGGGACATTGTGGCACAAAAGATCAGAGATGTTCTCTTGGGAAAGGGTTTTACAGCAAATATCGTAAACATTGATGTATGCTTAAAGGACGAAAGGGAAATCAAATCCATGATCCAACCCTTTTTGGGAGAGGAAGAATCGGTATGGGGTAGAAAATGTGATCTTTCCCTTGTGGATTATTTTGATGGGGAAAAGTTGAAAGCCCTTCGGCCAGATCACCAAAGTGCAATCAATATAGCATACGGGAACGGGTCTAGTTTGTTGAATTGGGACGGTCCGTTGGTCTATTTTGATTTGCCAAAAAATGAACTCCAGTATCGAATGAGGGGCGGTTGTGCATCCAATTTAGGTATTTCCACAAAAAACGTGGATTTTAAAATGTACAAACATTACTACTTTATCGATTGGGTGGTACTGAACAAGGAAAAGGAGCGATTGGCCTCAAAAATTGATGTCATGGTAGATGCACAGTTCAATGACACGATTACTTGGTCCTATATGAAAGATATCAGGGAAGCCCTTACATCCATGGCCGAATCGGTATTTAGGGTCAGGCCTTGGTTTGAGCCGGGTGCTTGGGGCGGCCACTGGATGATGGACCACATACCTGGTCTGAACAAGGATGTCGTCAATTATGCTTGGGCATTTTCTTTGATCGTTCCCGAAAATGGACTGCTTTTTGAAAGTGATGGCTACCTTCTGGAAATTTCCTTTGATTTTTTAATGAACCAGGAATCCAAAAGGGTTTTGGGCAAGCACGAACCAACCTTTGGAACCGAGTTTCCCATTCGCTTCAATTTTTTGGATACCTATGAAGGAGGGAATCTGTCCATCCAATGTCATCCCAGCCTTACTTACATTCAAGAGGAATTTGGAGAAAATATTACACAGGATGAATGCTATTATATTTTGGACTGCAAGGAGGATGCCAGTGTTTACCTCGGTTTTCAAGAGAATATTGATCCTCAAAAATTCAAAGAGGACCTTGAGCGCAGTCAAGAGGAAAATAGTGAATTGGACATTGTTGACTATGTGCAAAAGCACCCATCCAAAAAGCATGACCTTTACCTTATTCCCAATGGGACGGTACATAGTGCGGGTTCTGGGAACATGGTGCTGGAAATCAGTGCCACCCCATATATTTTCACCTTTAAAATGTATGATTGGTTACGTTTAGATCTTGATGGGAAACCACGCCCCATAAACATCGAACACGCCTTTAAGAACCTGAATTTTGATAGGAAAGGGAAAAACGTACCCAACGAACTCTTTTCCAAAACCTATGTTTCGGAAGAATCTTCCAATTATAGGGTTACAAATTATCCAACCCACCCCGAACATTTCTATGATGTCCGAAGACTTGAATTTGATGCGATCATTGAAAGAAGCACCGAAAATTCATGTCAGGTGATGATGTTGGTCGAAGGTGATCAAATCCAATTGGAAACTGAAAACGGCCATGTGGAAACACTTGCTTATGCTGAAACCTTTGTTGTTCCGGCAGCTGCCAAAAGCTTCAAGTTGAAGAATTTGGGCGAAGGCAGGGCCAAAGTCATAAATGCATTTCTAAAATAA